The Microcaecilia unicolor chromosome 3, aMicUni1.1, whole genome shotgun sequence nucleotide sequence tccgcaaaaaaatcttttccggagacgggaaggcggtagaacgagaggacatgaaatgagattgaaggggggcagactcaaaaaagatgtcaggaagtattttttcacggagagggtggtggatgcttggaatgtcctcccgcgggaggtggtggagatgaaaacagtaacggaattcaaacatgcgtgggatgtgcataaaggaatcctgtgcagcaggaatggatcctcagaagcttagccgaaattgggtggcggagtaggtgggggaagaggttggtggttgggaggcgaggatagtggagggcagacttgtacggtccgtgccagagccggtgatgggaggcgggactggtggttgggaggcgggaaatactgctgggcagacttgtacggtctgtgccctgaaaaaggcaagtacaaatcaaggtaaggtatacacatgagtttatcttgttgggcagactggatggatcatgcaggtctttttctgcagtcatctactatgttactatgtatgcagcttacatattgtatacaggtacttatttgtacctggggcaatggagggttaagtgacttacccagagtcacaaggagctgcctatgcctgaggtgggaatcaaactctcaggtcctcagaaccaaagtccaccaccctaaccactaggccattcctccacttacatgcaagtgaaacatcaaagcattccaataaCAGTCTTCACTGGAATAGGGTACGGTGTGAAacatgggagctgggtggatAAGAGACAAGGATAGATGCATaatagataagagggtgacaaagcagtagaattttatggcttTTAAAATgcgctagaaaacccagatctttgttaagttctgTCTGGTTGGGCGTCAACATATTTAATCATTGGtcttcaaaggtcttgcattcccggattgtcttaaagtttccttttagggttctcaccataaaatcattgatacagtgttctggctTTGTAAAGTACTGTCCCACTGAGGtgacatcctggctggcactggcatttgtCATATGATGTCcgtctaactactactacttaacatttctaaagcgctactagggttacgcagtgctgtacaatttaacataactAGGGCAGGCCATTGGTAACCAATGTTGCCAGGGCTGcaggtttcccacccaattgggctccttCTCGCGACCCGCTGCGGCTTTTTCACGCCCCGTGCAGGTTGCGGGATTTTGGCCGGCTTCTTCTTGCCCCGCTGGCGGGTTTTTCACCCACTGCGTTTTTTTCCGCTGGTTTTCTGCAGCCGcaatgtcatttgtatgcaaatggcctcaatatttattaatgatgtcattcacatgtAACTTTGtgtggttttgggctggttttgggcatgAACATTTTTTCCCATGTCATGTGGCAACACCAAGGGCAAGCGTCCCTCTGTCCTCCTCTGCCTTTTACTGAGGGGCACTTTAGTTTTAGCTGTTGCAAGGGCCCCCTGCTAGCAGACAGCGGCTGTCCTGGATCAATCCAAGCAGGGGTTGAGACTGTATGAATAGAAAGTTGAGCCTCTGGGCTTCCATAGCTGTGCATGGCGGGGTAGTTAATCCCTCCCTTCAGTAGCTATGAGTTGCAGCTCAATAGGAGGGGAAATTTTGAGAGTGGATGCGAAGGAGGATTGATCTCTTTGGGTTTCCGTAGGTAGGGATGGCGGGCTGGTAACTCAGCTCCTTGCCAAGTTGTCCCTGCTTTCCTTGCCTGAGGTAGACATAAGCAGCCGTTGCTGCTGAATAGAACGTTAGGAGGTAAGATTTTGAGACTGTGTGCGGAGGAAGCTTGACCTTTTTGACCTGCCGTAGTTGTAGATGGCGGGCTGGTTGAGTAAACCGTTCCCCCATAGGCATGAGCATCTGAACAGAATGTTAGGAAGGTTGATTTTGAGAGTGGGTGCGGAGGAGTATTGAGCTTCCTGGGCTGCCGTAGCAGTGGGGGTGGCCTTTTTAATGCTGAATAGAATGCTAGAAGAGGGAATTTTGAGACTGGGACGGAGGAAACTTGAGCACCCTGGGCTGCCGTAGCAGCGGGGTGAAAACGCATTTCCCCTAGGCAGTTAATGGGCTGTTGACTTGAGTAGAAAGTTCGACGCGAGGGGATGGAAAGGAAGGTGTCCTCAGCCCCTGCATGCAGTAGTTTATAGGAGTGTACTTTACGCCATTTTCAGCCCCAGCATTCGCTTCattttgttatcaatagaaatcaaacaaaataaaacatggaaaagaaaataagatgataccttttttattggacataacttttattggactaacacggctaccacacttcatTTTGTTAAATCTCTCTTCCAGTGTCATTTCAGTCCCTTGTGCGCTCTGTATTTTGCTGTATCTCTCATCCAGTCTCATTTCAGCCCTCTCCACTCACTGCATTTTGCTAGATTCTCCTGTGTGTTTTTGCAGGAGTCATCTGTAGAGTGATTTTTTCCCTCCTCCTTTACAAAGAAGTCCATGGCGGCTGCAAACCCGGTGACTGATCTGCAAGATGAGGCCACCTGCTCCATCTGCTTGGAGTATTTCCGGGACCCCGTCTCCGTGGAATGTGGCCACAGCTTCTGCCGCCCCTGCATTTCCGAGGCCTGGCGAGGCATCTACACCAACTTTTCCTGCCCTCAGTGCCGCAAGACGTCCAAGTGGAAGAAGCTGCGGCCCAACCGGCAGCTAGCAAATGTGGTGGAGATCTCCAGGCGGATCGTGGCCCAGGAACAGGAGGTAGTGGTTCGAAAGGCAGAGCTCTGCACCAGACATGGCGAGGCACTGAAGCTATATTGTGAGGAGGACCAGATCAGGCTCTGCGCTATATGCCGTGAGTCATGGGATCACCGACACCACTGTGTGCTGCCCGCTGATGAGGTTACACAGGAGTTTAAGGTAGGAGGTGGCAGTACACGTTACTGCAAAAAgttgggggttgatattcaaagcgatttagtgGGGCAGGAGAaacttctgcccagttaaattgcactGGCCAGCCCAGGAGACAACATTCAGGGGCACTtaattggacagtgccactgagtaTCCATTTTAATTGCCACAACACTCTTCGGTTAATACCATGGCGGAGTTGGGCCGGTGGAGAACAAAAAGTAGCAtgatcaacacgacacttccaGAAAACCAAGGAGACGAATAGTTAAAACAGTACTTTAATTAAGGATGAGACTCGACACACCACCGTGTTTCTCAGGATTCTGTTGTCAATACTGGCACTGACAACATacaaactcctgaggcaggcgttcgccgaaacacggtgctgtgtcaaATCTCATCGTTTATTAAAGTACTTTTTAAACTGTTCTTCTCCTTGGTTTTTTGGACGTGTCGTGTTGGTCACGTTACTTTTTGTTCTCTGCTTTTTCCCTTGAAgcagatccagtttctccactctgGCGGTTGCTTTTTGGAGTTGGACTAGTGTCAGGAATTAATGTGggtactggtgatattcagtattGGTACTTGCGTATCTAACCGGGCATGTTGGACTGCAGAAATAGCAATCCTAAAATGCCCGGGTAGCCATGCGagtctgacactgaatatcagccataccCAGGATAGGGCTCAATGGGGCCCACTGGGTTCTAGATCAGTTCTTGAGGCGTTCCAGTTGTGTTTATATAATCATTTTCTCCTCTTGAGGATTATTTTATAATTGGAGGCAGTCTCTGAGTACTGTATAAAGGACATGCTAGTGGCACAGTCTTATCAAATCATGTCCTTATTTTCTACTGTAAATGGTTTGTGATTCTCAGATTATCAATATACTGCTGTGTTAATCGATCCATCcgcttctcttctctcctctcacgAAGGGGAAACTCCAGAGCCGGCTGGAACCTTTGAGGAAGGAACTGGCCAAAGCCCAGGAGGCAAAGAGCGCCGAGGAAAGAAAAATCTCCACGCTGAccgtaagtatttatttatttctacatATGTTATACTGTCATGCTGTCCTTGGATATCGTGGCCGTTTACCGTCCAGGAGATCGAAAGGAACAAATAAACAAAAGACTAAACCATGGAAACGGAAGCATCAGGAGGAAAATAGCAAGTAGCACAACAAAGAAATATTATTGCAACTATCAGCATGATGGTGCTATCGGAAGCCACGTGGGGTCGTCAGTTTTTCTTTGTAGATTTGGTATACCACTTGGGCTGTGGAGTcaagtacaccaaaccttcaacaGACTCATCTTTTTTCTACTGTCCGACTCtttgatattaggctttaaattgTTTGTTCTGGATCTAgtaaatatctaatataataaaacgctccctcaacgttctgaggacaacgttctgaagtcactcagactctctctcagaacggttcgtaagttcgtggtggtgaagccactgacgaagactcgctgccccgccctcgcgtcaaacgtcatgacgtcgagggcggaaaaaaaaaaaacagcagcgaagcgtcagggaaggaggcggcgctcccgacctctagccttcctttcgctgtgttccgccttcttctgacgtcaaggatgacgtcaaaagaaggcggaacagagcgaagggaaagctagacgtcgggagcgccgcctccttccctgacgcttcgctgccggaaccgccacggaggtaaatttaaaatgaagaaaaaaaacaaaaacggatgttggggggagagaagagggtggccagtagtagtagtagtaagggcaggggagaaacgatagcatggatgcgaaggggggggggggggggaagagggcggcccaggcgggaacatgggagagagaggagcatggatgcgagggggggtcatggaagggagagaggggacttgctggaaaaggataaatggagggggcaggggacagaagagcatggatgtgcatgcattgggagggcagggctcagggagagaggggaattgctggaaagggatgaatggagggggcaggggacagagtagcatggatggccatggattgggagggcaggactcagggagaggggaattgctggatagggatgaatggaggggacagatgggcatggatggataaggattgcagggcaggcctcaggcagagagggaaaatgctggatagggaaaaatggaggggccaggtgacagaggagcatggatgggcatggattggaagggcaggactcagggagaggggaattgctggatagggatgaatggaggggacagatgggcatggatggatatggattgcagggcaggcctcaggcagagaggggaaatgctggatagggaaaaatggaggggccaggtgacagaggagcatggatggccatggattggaagggcaggactcagggagaggggaattgctggatagggatgaatggaggggacagatgggcatggatggatatggattgcagggcaggcctcaggcagagaggggaaatgctggatagggaaaaatggaggggccaggtgacagaggagcatggattggaagggcaggactcagggagaggggaattgctggatagggatgaatggaggggacagatgggcatggatggatatggattgcagggcaggcctcaggcagagaggggaaatgctggatagggatgaatggagggggcaggtgacagagaaacatggatagccatggattgggagggcagggctcagggagagaggggaattgctggaaaaggatgaatggagggggcaggggacagatggccatggattgggaggccacggctcacactctctctctcatatacaatttctttctgactctcactctcacacactctgtctcacacggtatcacattcactctctatgtgccacacagtcactcacacactcgcttggtctcatacactcactctcacagagaatctgtgtctcacacacactctctctctcgcccacacacacacactctctctcacactgtgtctcacatacacacttgcacacactcttattctcacacacactctctcacaaacacactcacacccagactcactctctctctcacacactcacactttcactctgactctcaaacagtcactctcacatacactctcccaaacataaacactccgaggaaaaccttgctagcgcccatttcatttcagtcagaaacgggcctttttttactagtaacttatATTtatcagtatgtgtgtgtgtgtgtgtgtgtatatatatatagatatatagatagtaAAAGTATCATTTTATTATGatattataattttttattttgaagctggagttggtACATTTTACTGACTTCACCCAAAATTGCTTTTGATTTTGACGCCACAGTCCTGTATACCACAATTCAAATAAATGTCAAAGTGCTTTACAGCAACTATAGCATGATACTTACTAACAGGAGGGAGAAGGCAACAGCAGAGAGATGAACATATGGAAGTAATTTGCTTTCACCAGACACTAAGAGCAGGGCCAGCCTCAGATAAATGCCTGGATGAAAAAATTAGGGTTTTAAAGCAGCCCTAAACCGCACCAAGAGCCAGGACCgccaggggggggtggggggcaaatttccccgggcccagcctccaaggggaggcccaggcccggcgcagggaagcttcttcctgcctactTCCGGGACGGGTCTGTCTTCTCTTGAGGTTGGTCTCTGTCCTGCTCCTGCTGCATGCAGCCCAGGACCTGGAtaattgcattaacgtgatatccTGGGTGACACGCAGCAGGAGAGGACAGCAGCAGTCGGTAAGGGGGCGGGCAGCGCAAGTGAGGGGGGGGCGGTGTCCTGGGCAGGGGGGCACAGTGGTCcggtcctgccccaggcccggctgggtgtctcggcagccctgccaaaAGCAGGGCCAACCTCGGATAAATGCCTGGGTGAAAAAATTAGGTTTTTAAAGCATCCCTAAACGTAGGCAGTGCACATTGTAGATGAATACGCTGCTGAAGAGAGTCCCACAAAAAAGGAACCAGTATGAAAAAAGCAGCCTCTGGTAGATTCCTGGTGGGCTTGTGACAAAGAGGGTTTGCTAGCAATCTTTCATTACTGTAACATAACTGACACAAATGTACAAGCGGGATTAGTAAGTTGGAAAGAGGTCTTGTGGCCTATCCAACTAAGGCTGAATATTGTTTATTACGCTTTAAACCTTATGGTGTGATGGTAGAACATTATAAAGTAGCCAGAAGCCTCTTTTTTGGCTAGTAGAATAACCCTGGCTTCAGCATAACCTAAAACTGTGAAATCAattcataaccatcttaacttcaggaattcactgaaaaccaccttgtttaagaaggcctacccctcagacccaacttaattttctacttcctgtgatacagcaaaactatggaccgtattggactttttatcatatctttgttgccttatactcatgttatttataggtttactactattttgtgtatttgtattttactgaaccggagcctgcctctacggtattatgtaagccacattgagcctgcaactaagtgggaaaatgtggagtataaatgtattaaataataaCCACCATGCCTTTGATGGCACTAAGCTGGATTATGTTTACCAGATGACAAAACTGACGGCATTCCGGACTGGTCAGTTGATTCGTTTTCATAAAATATGGGATGTTTATAATGATTGGAAACTTACGAATAATGGGGATCCTGGCAACGGTTTGTTCAAGAGACTTTTCCCACACCATTAGTGACTGCATGGGTTTGAGTGGGCCAGATTGTACTCTGGCGGAGGGGAGGGGTTTTTGTTCTCATATTGTTAAACGTTTcaaacaatgtggaaactcaaacgactaAATAATAAAAACTACTTCCCACAGGAAGTCTTCCGCTCCCTCATCCACCTTTCCGTGGTCCTTGCCTATGCAGATTATTGtaacggaatttatgcaggatgcaaggaacaaaccttaaagaaattacaaattGCACAAAAtacggcagcaagactcatctttggcaaaaagTGCAAGACCTCTACTTTAAAACCTACACTGACTACCCATCAAAGCACACATCCTTCAAGATCTGTACATTGTCCTTCAGAATAATCTTCGGCCTCTCCCTTGCATATACGTCTAATCTAATCACCCTACCACCTCGCAGTGCAATAAAGAGCGCGAGAACATACCTaaccctccacttccccaattgtcaaggcctgaaatacaaaagcACATACACAACAAGCTTCTCCAACGtctgcaccaaaatctggaaTTCCTTAACCAAAAACCATAAAATTAATAACCAACTATCTACAATTTggaaaacacctgaaagcatACCTATTCAAATCTCTCCTCTCAGACGACATCACCTAGCACAACAGCATACAGGACACCACTCCCAACTCGAACACGAATGATCTAACTGGAACTCATCTGATTGAACGATACTGTTCACATCACATTGGTTCTATTATGTAAACTGTTtgctaattgtaagccacattgaaccaaccaccaataaataataaatatagtgTATACGGTACCTATTGGGTTGTTCATTGCTTTGTATTGTATTCTATGGTTTCTATCTTATAAattgtaataaaaaaaagaaaagaaaaagatgcaAGGAGGGCAACTATCATGGCCTTATAAGCAATGATCAGAATTTTGAATTTATATAGTTTATTAACACAAATGTTTGTTCAAAGTGGTTTGCGTAAGATcacattcattaaaaaaataaaaaagacaaatTATTAACACTCAAGAACTTTATAAACCAGGCCTAGTGTTCAACTGAAAATCCATCTTAATTTTGGAACTTCCAGGATCTTTTTGGACTTTCCACATGTTCcgttataaaatgacccccctGCAATGTGTCCGCTCATTCGATTTATAGGAGAAAGTGAGGGCGGAGAAGCACAAATGTGTGAGGGAACTGGCCCAGCTGCGCCAGATGCTGAGCGACAGGGAACACGCCATGTTCACCAGACTAGAGGAggcagagaagagaatcgctcTGATGGGGCAGGGGAATGTGGAGAAACTCGGTAAGAAAATCTCCTCCCTGACCCAGCTGATCGCAGAGATAGAGCAGAAGAGTCAACAGCCGGCCAAGGAGTTCTTGAAGGTAATTTTTATTCTCCTCAGATGTTTCTGTTCAGGAGCATGTTCTGTAGCGACTATTATTACTACTAACCGTTTCtgtagctctactagacgtacacagggCTGTACACgtgatatgcaggtactttctctgtcccccagAGGGCTcataagcttttgtacctggggaaatagaaggttaagtgatttgcctaaggTCACCAGGAGATGCAgcgagaattgaacccaggtgcCACTTTCGCACGCCACTTATAGAACAgtggtttttaacccagtcataagaacataagcgttgccatactgggacaaaccgaaagGCCATCAGACCTAGTATCcagcagtggccgatccaggtcacaagtacctggcaaggtcccagaacagtaaaacagattttatgttgcttatcatagaaataaacagtggattttcccaaatacatcttttaataatggcttata carries:
- the LOC115466292 gene encoding E3 ubiquitin-protein ligase TRIM39-like isoform X1; translated protein: MAAANPVTDLQDEATCSICLEYFRDPVSVECGHSFCRPCISEAWRGIYTNFSCPQCRKTSKWKKLRPNRQLANVVEISRRIVAQEQEVVVRKAELCTRHGEALKLYCEEDQIRLCAICRESWDHRHHCVLPADEVTQEFKGKLQSRLEPLRKELAKAQEAKSAEERKISTLTEKVRAEKHKCVRELAQLRQMLSDREHAMFTRLEEAEKRIALMGQGNVEKLGKKISSLTQLIAEIEQKSQQPAKEFLKDVSKTLSRSDYVTFQHPDPASSVKKYRTNSSLVIGPKDWIKNYRVSLTVDPLTAHVQLVLSRDKRTMKYVEDALFFSENPERFNGKPCALARQGFFHGLHYWEVEVGGGVYWTVGAAKESVRRKGTFMIKPSGGIWAIGLLGMYRDEYWAFTSTDTPLDPKESPSIIGVFLDCDKGQISFFNAKSMETLFVFNACFTEKIYPFFCVGAVGTELRL